The Coccidioides posadasii str. Silveira chromosome 3, complete sequence genome contains a region encoding:
- a CDS encoding uncharacterized protein (EggNog:ENOG410PMX6~COG:S~TransMembrane:1 (i21-43o)~BUSCO:15004at33183) — protein MTSPHRRRTSTPPTALTCPQLIFLLVFILAFFPSVLFTLLNFLTSLPSSLAHLALSHPSGAKFPESTTSSLTPSSAPHSIVTMSWFQKTINLPARSRGSYLVTDHIMSELPELRNYKTGLLNLFIQHTSCALSLNENWDADVRADMSDALDRLVPEDWKGDLYRHSAEGTDDMPAHIKSALIGASVTIPITSGRLATGTWQGIWYLEFRTSKHHRRVVATIQGEKME, from the exons ATGACGTCGCCGCATCGTCGAAGAACATCAACCCCACCAACGGCCTTGACTTGTCCCCAACTCATCTTTCTCCTGGTCTTCATCCTCGCCTTTTTCCCAAGTGTTCTTTTCACCCTTCTAAATTTCCTAACCTCTTTACCTTCTTCCCTCGCTCACTTAGCCCTGTCACACCCTTCCGGTGCCAAGTTTCCTGAATCGACCACGTCCTCGTTAACTCCATCGTCCGCACCCCACTCCATCGTGACGATGAGCTGGTTTCAAAAGACTATAAACCTTCCTGCGCGATCCCGCGGCTCCTACCTTGTCACGGACCACATCATGTCCGAATTGCCAGAGCTTCGCAACTACAAGACTGGTTTACTGAACCTCTTCATCCAGCACACGAGCTGCGCGCTGAGCTTGAACGAAAACTGGGATGCTGATGTGCGCGCCGACATGAGCGATGCCCTGGATAGACTTGTTCCTGAGGATTGGAAAGGGGACCTCTACCGACACAGCGCAGAGGGGACCGATGATATGCCT GCTCATATCAAATCCGCGTTAATTGGTGCAAGCGTTACGATACCCATTACGAGTGGTCGCTTGGCTACCGGAACGTGGCAAGGAATTTGGTATCTCGAATTTAGGACGTCAAAACATCACAGAAGGGTGGTCGCTACCATCCAAGGGGAGAAAATGGAATAG
- a CDS encoding uncharacterized protein (EggNog:ENOG410PPT3~COG:C~BUSCO:13425at33183): MLFSTRSSLRLLTARSTRFVSWANYSSTTPRLTERSENAIPTNDPNPQKRVTSISETNTVPLDSMGGQDAPLQESVEQASAELQMQAPNRATTWARSQQPRELAMSGPRFEQTIMDYQPRPYAAIELIHKQPVRWTKERVVSCDGGGGPLGHPKIFINTDKPEIAVCGYCGLPFAHEHNRKFLESLPHTPYPLKPLGDPAEVPESQRVTEGGFEQR; the protein is encoded by the exons ATGCTCTTTTCAACACGTTCGAGTTTACGCCTCCTAACGGCACGGTCGACGCGCTTCGtttcctgggccaattactCCTCGACTACCCCCCGTCTCACCGAAAGATCCGAAAATGCCATCCCGACAAACGATCCCAACCCGCAAAAGAGGGTAACGAGCATATCGGAGACCAACACAGTGCCATTGGATTCTATGGGCGGACAAGATGCTCCGTTGCAGGAGTCGGTGGAGCAAGCAAGCGCGGAACTCCAGATGCAGGCTCCAAATAGAGCGACCACCTGGGCCAGGAGCCAGCAGCCGAGGGAGTTGGCCATGTCCGGCCCAAGATTCGAGCAGACTATCATGGACTATCAG CCACGCCCGTATGCTGCTATCGAACTGATCCACAAACAACCTGTGAGATGGACCAAAGAGAGGGTCGTTTCTTGTGATGGTGGTGGCGGGCCACTGGGCCACCCGAAGATCTTCATCAACACTGATAAGCCTGAGATCGCAGTCTGTGGATACTGCGGGCTTCCTTTC GCCCATGAACATAACCGCAAGTTCCTAGAATCTCTTCCACACACCCCATATCCATTAAAGCCACTCGGAGACCCAGCAGAAGTTCCTGAATCCCAGCGGGTTACAGAGGGAGGGTTCGAGCAGCGATAG
- a CDS encoding uncharacterized protein (EggNog:ENOG410PSM5) has product MPRTRTEKTMSSRLLTMKFMQRAAASSGGPATPSSQTSTVDAETSTPSPKRQKLSNNASRSDMGAISAAIRAEEEKRAAAIAKQAAEAGETQWVLEFPARVISNTPTPTVVTTADPNDTDEELEYGGRRSYGNFKKKTKTPAYATVEEKQGEAAESSEQDEVLALIRSAQPQEQSKRNNRGQSNRQNQDRARKGISSGGGRQSDEVDLRKLNSISGGMSREKKPAGGKRKEFR; this is encoded by the exons ATGCCGCGAACTCGCACTGAGAAGACAATGTCTTCTCGTCTTCTTACTATGAAA TTTATGCAACGCGCTGCCGCGTCCTCTGGCGGCCCAGCGACCCCTTCCAGCCAAACATCCACGGTCGACGCCGAAACTTCAACGCCTTCACCGAAACGTCAAAAACTGTCCAACAATGCATCGCGTTCGGACATGGGGGCGATATCAGCCGCTATCAGAGCCGAAGAGGAAAAGCGCGCCGCAGCAATCGCGAAGCAAGCAGCCGAAGCCGGAGAGACCCAATGGGTCCTTGAATTTCCTGCGCGGGTGATAAGCAACACGCCAACGCCGACAGTGGTGACAACAGCAGACCCGAATGATACGGATGAAGAACTCGAATACGGCGGTCGAAGAAGTTATGGAAATTttaagaagaaaacaaaaactCCG GCATATGCCACAGTTGAAGAAAAGCAAGGCGAAGCTGCTGAGTCTTCGGAGCAAGATGAAGTGTTAGCTCTGATTCGTTCAGCACAACCTCAGGAACAGTCTAAACGAAACAACCGTGGACAGTCCAATCGCCAAAACCAAGATCGTGCGCGTAAAGGTATTAGCTCTGGTGGCGGCCGGCAGTCTGATGAAGTCGATTTACGCAAACTCAATAGCATATCCGGTGGAATgtcaagggaaaaaaaaccGGCCGGCGGTAAAAGGAAAGAGTTCAGATAG
- a CDS encoding uncharacterized protein (BUSCO:449803at4751~EggNog:ENOG410PI3Q~COG:H~TransMembrane:1 (n2-13c22/23o228-249i)~BUSCO:12056at33183) codes for MLLIGLTGSIATGKSTVSSLLSAPPYNLPIIDADVLARKVVEPGTPGYKAIVDYFGPTTPDLLLPEETPGKGRPLNRPVLGRRVFGDSDERKKDRAVLNGIVHPAVRWEMYRELVRYYLKGHWAVVLDVPLLFESGLDALCGTVIVVGVKDPAVQMQRLRLRDPHLSAEDAENRVKSQGNVLGKVERAQFRGVESARGVIVWNDGDRAELEAEIKKAMTRIEASSPRWWAWVLLFAPPLGISVAAWNLAINYRSRKQWDEKERMEKARL; via the coding sequence ATGCTCCTCATCGGTCTAACGGGCTCCATTGCCACCGGCAAATCAACCGTTTCCTCCCTCCTATCCGCACCGCCGTACAATCTTCCGATAATTGACGCAGATGTCCTCGCTCGGAAGGTCGTCGAACCCGGCACACCTGGCTACAAGGCTATAGTAGACTACTTCGGTCCAACCACACCAGATCTCCTCCTCCCTGAAGAAACACCGGGGAAAGGGCGGCCTCTAAACCGCCCCGTGCTGGGGAGACGAGTTTTCGGCGATTCGGACGAGCGCAAGAAAGATCGTGCGGTGTTGAATGGGATTGTGCACCCGGCAGTCAGATGGGAGATGTACCGTGAGCTCGTGCGGTATTACCTGAAGGGACACTGGGCGGTCGTGTTAGACGTCCCGTTGCTGTTCGAGAGTGGACTGGACGCGCTCTGCGGGACGGTTATTGTCGTTGGAGTCAAGGATCCAGCAGTGCAGATGCAAAGATTGCGGTTGCGAGACCCGCATCTGAGTGCTGAAGATGCTGAGAATCGTGTGAAGAGCCAGGGCAATGTGCTGGGAAAGGTGGAGCGTGCGCAATTCAGGGGCGTAGAATCGGCGAGAGGCGTCATCGTGTGGAATGACGGCGATAGAGCGGAGCTGGAGGCCGAGATAAAGAAGGCCATGACGCGCATTGAGGCGTCAAGTCCGCGGTGGTGGGCGTGGGTCCTCCTATTTGCTCCGCCGCTGGGAATAAGTGTTGCAGCCTGGAATCTCGCCATAAATTATCGCAGCCGGAAGCAGTGGGATGAAAAGGAGCGAATGGAAAAGGCCAGGCTTTGA
- a CDS encoding uncharacterized protein (EggNog:ENOG410PKIN~COG:A~BUSCO:10681at33183) translates to MSTVPPAAQESSRPPIIPKSFSDRQPATIRLYPLSNYTFGTKETQPEEDPSVLARLKRLEEHYEQYGMRRTCEGVLVCHEHNHPHVLMLQIANAFFKLPGDYLKHTDDEVDGFKARLNERLAPVGSQFSGEGVNEDWEIGDTLAQWWRPNFETFMYPFLPGHVTRPKECKKLYFIQLPKKKVLSVPKNMKLLAVPLFELYDNTARYGPQLSAIPHLLSRYNFEFVDENDNVVAVTPGDQTPTSPSEMPKTKILAGDGVANSDGQDTGMEDLGGGEMQ, encoded by the exons ATGTCAACCGTTCCGCCAGCAGCTCAGGAGAGCTCGCGCCC ACCTATTATTCCCAAGTCCTTCTCTGACAGACAACCAGCCACCATCCGCCTTTATCCACTCTCGAACTACACATTTGGAACCAAGGAGACCCAACCAGAGGAAGACCCTTCGGTATTAGCGCGGTTAAAGCGTTTGGAAGAGCACTATGAGCAATACGGAATGAGACGGACGTGCGAGGGGGTGCTGGTGTGCCATGAACATAATCATCCACATGTCTTGATGCTGCAGATCGCGAACGCCTTCTTTAAGCT GCCTGGTGACTATCTCAAACATACAGATGACGAAGTCGACGGCTTCAAAGCGCGATTAAACGAGCGCCTAGCCCCCGTTGGGTCGCAGTTTAGTGGCGAAGGCGTCAACGAGGATTGGGAGATCGGAGATACCCTGGCGCAGTGGTGGAGGCCGAATTTCGAGACGTTTATGTATCCGTTCCTGCCGGGGCATGTGACAAGGCCGAAGGAGTGCAAGAAGTTGTATTTTATACAGTTGCCTAAGAAGA AGGTCTTGTCGGTCCCTAAGAACATGAAGCTCCTCGCTGTTCCGTTGTTTGAGTTATATGATAATACTGCTCGATACGGCCCACAACTTTCTGCTATTCCGCACCTGTTGTCCAGGTATAACTTTGAGTTTGTCGATGAGAATGATAATGTGGTCGCTGTGACGCCTGGAGATCAAACTCCTACCTCGCCGTCTGAGATGCCGAAGACGAAAATACTGGCGGGTGATGGTGTCGCAAATAGTGATGGGCAGGATACGGGGATGGAGGATTTAGGGGGAGGAGAGATGCAGTGA
- the IDE1 gene encoding Insulinase (Peptidase M16) (EggNog:ENOG410PIQE~COG:O~MEROPS:MER0001218~BUSCO:969at33183): MLVERVTDSVEKPVVDDRSYRVIRLANKLEALLVHDPNTDKASASVNVNVGNFSDDDDMPGMAHAVEHLLFMGTEKYPGENDYNQYLAAHSGHSNAYTAATETNYYFEVAATSHSQPVESPQSALPTPSENPTPLGPLVDRRSSTVEESASTTSDPESPLFGALDRFAQFFICPLFLPSTLDRELRAVDSENKKNLQSDPWRLLQLNKSLSNPKHPYHHFSTGNLQTLRDEPQKRGLDVREEFIRFHEKHYSANRMKLVVLGRESLDQLERWVVQLFSDVKNKELPQNRWDDVPPFAPEDMQKMIYAKPVMDTRSLDIFFVYQDEEHMYDSQPSRYISHLIGHEGPGSILAYIKAKGWATELSAGAMPVCPGAAFFNISIRLTEDGLHHHQEVAKVVFQYIALIKENPPEQWIFDEMKNLSEVDFRFKQKSPASRFTSSLSSVMQKPYPREWLISCSLLRRFDPELVTRGLSYLNADNFNIELISQTYPGDWDRREKWYGTEYRVEKVPEELLSEVRAMLESPSAGRIPELHLPHKNEFVPTRLDVEKKEVEKPTQTPSLIRNDERVRVWFKKDDTFWVPKASLEITLRNPLVYATPGNNVKARLYCELVRDALTEYSYDAELAGLEYDLVPSVFGLDVSIIGYNDKMAVLLEKVLHSMKDLEVKPDRFRIVKERLTRGFRNAEYQLPYYQVGNYTRFLTAEKAFINQQLAEELEHIEAEDVATFFPQLLRQTHIEVLAHGNLYKEDALQLTDLVESTFKSRPLPRSQWRVRRNMILPPGSNYIYEYTLKDPANINHCIEYYLFVGSLTDPVLRAKIQLFAQMASEPAFDQLRTKEQLGYVVWSGARYSATTLGYRVIIQSERDCDYLESRIDAFLSRFANYLNDMTDSVFEAHKRSVINKRLEKMKNLSSETNRYWSHIGSEYYDYLQHETDAEAVRPLTKAEIVEFYRQYIDPQSPSRAKLAVHMKAQASASPVASVGQKDVVIEGLHKFLKSVNVEVDGDRLKQAFENVTISSEDISGITDTVKRFLTDEAKVAEDQVASIVERGNQLLAKLLPSVGVKPALMNGEKAAKELKVNGVNGVNGVNGVNGVTSKKPVYITSVPEFKAHLTVSQAAVPIVDLSEYEDFEPKL; the protein is encoded by the exons ATGCTCGTCGAGCGTGTGACAGACAGCGTGGAGAAGCCGGTCGTCGATGACCGATCGTATCGTGTCATCAGACTGGCCAACAAGCTCGAAGCTCTCCTCGTCCACGATCCTAACACAGACAAGGCCAGTGCCTCCGTGAACGTGAACGTCGGCAACTTCTCCGACGATGATGACATGCCCGGTATGGCCCACGCCGTGGAGCATCTGTTGTTCATGGGCACGGAAAAG TATCCTGGAGAGAATGACTACAACCAGTACCTCGCTGCCCATTCCGGTCACTCAAACGCCTACACGGCCGCTACAGAGACGAACTATTACTTCGAGGTGGCTGCCACATCCCACTCACAGCCCGTTGAATCCCCACAATCCGCTTTGCCCACCCCCTCGGAGAACCCGACTCCACTTGGACCCTTGGTCGACAGGAGATCCAGCACAGTTGAAGAGAGCGCCTCTACGACAAGTGACCCGGAGTCCCCGTTGTTCGGTGCTCTCGATAGATTTGCTCAGTTCTTTATCTGCCCGCTCTTCCTTCCTTCGACGTTGGATCGCGAGCTCCGCGCTGTTGACTCggagaacaagaagaatctgcAGAGCGACCCATGGCGGCTTCTGCAGCTGAACAAGTCTCTCTCGAACCCAAAGCACCCTTACCACCACTTTTCCACCGGCAACCTGCAGACGTTGCGGGATGAACCTCAGAAGCGTGGATTGGATGTCCGGGAGGAGTTCATCAGGTTCCACGAGAAGCACTACTCGGCGAACCGTATGAAGCTTGTCGTCCTGGGCAGAGAATCTCTCGACCAGCTGGAACGTTGGGTCGTCCAGTTGTTCTCCGATGTCAAGAACAAGGAACTTCCACAGAATCGATGGGATGACGTTCCGCCTTTTGCGCCAGAGGATATGCAGAAGATGATTTACGCTAAACCCGTGATGGACACGCGATCTCTCGATATCTTCTTCGTTTACCAGGATGAAGAGCATATGTATGATTCTCAGCCTAGCAGATATATCAGCCACCTGATTGGCCACGAAGGCCCAGGAAGTATCCTTGCCTACATCAAAGCCAAGGGCTGGGCAACCGAGCTTTCGGCCGGCGCCATGCCTGTCTGCCCAGGTGCAGCGTTCTTCAACATTTCTATCCGCCTTACCGAAGATGGCTTGCATCACCATCAAGAGGTCGCCAAGGTCGTCTTCCAGTACATTGCTCTTATCAAAGAGAACCCTCCGGAACAATGGATTTTCGATGAAATGAAGAATCTATCAGAGGTCGACTTCCGGTTTAAGCAAAAGTCTCCTGCCAGCAGGTTCACTAGCAGCCTCAGCAGCGTGATGCAGAAGCCTTACCCCCGAGAATGGCTGATCAGCTGTTCCCTGCTTCGGAGGTTCGACCCCGAGCTTGTCACCCGCGGACTTAGCTACCTTAACGCCGATAATTTCAACATCGAATTGATCTCCCAGACGTACCCTGGCGACTGGGATCGGAGAGAGAAATGGTACGGCACCGAATACAGGGTTGAAAAGGTTCCCGAGGAGCTTCTCTCTGAGGTTCGTGCGATGCTTGAGTCACCATCAGCAGGGAGAATACCTGAGTTACATCTACCCCACAAGAACGAGTTTGTGCCAACCAGATTGGAcgtggagaaaaaggaggTGGAGAAGCCTACTCAGACTCCCAGCTTGATCCGCAACGATGAGCGGGTCCGGGTCTGGTTCAAGAAGGATGACACCTTCTGGGTACCCAAGGCTTCCCTGGAGATCACTCTGAGAAACCCACTTGTATATGCGACACCAGGAAACAACGTCAAGGCCAGGCTGTATTGCGAGTTGGTCAGAGATGCGTTGACGGAGTACTCTTACGACGCAGAGCTGGCCGGCTTGGAGTACGACCTGGTTCCCAGTGTCTTTGGCCTTGACGTGTCAATCATTGGATACAACGACAAGATGGCCGTCCTTCTTGAAAAGGTTTTACACAGCATGAAGGACCTGGAGGTCAAGCCCGATCGATTTAGAATTGTCAAGGAGCGACTGACCAGGGGCTTCCGTAACGCGGAGTACCAATTGCCGTACTACCAAGTCGGTAACTACACAAGATTCTTGACTGCTGAGAAGGCGTTTATCAACCAGCAGTTGGCAGAGGAGTTGGAGCATATCGAGGCTGAAGATGTTGCCACTTTCTTCCCTCAGCTCCTGCGCCAAACCCATATCGAAGTGCTGGCCCACGGAAATCTCTACAAGGAGGATGCCCTTCAGCTTACAGACCTTGTCGAGTCAACATTCAAATCTCGACCGCTGCCTCGTTCTCAGTGGCGAGTCAGGCGGAACATGATACTACCTCCTGGAAGCAACTACATTTACGAATACACCCTGAAGGACCCAGCCAATATCAATCACTGTATTGAATATTATCTCTTCGTTGGAAGCTTGACCGATCCGGTGTTGCGGGCCAAGATCCAGCTTTTCGCCCAGATGGCAAGCGAGCCTGCCTTTGACCAGCTTCGGACCAAGGAACAGCTTGGATACGTTGTCTGGAGCGGTGCCCGCTACTCTGCAACCACCCTAGGTTACCGTGTGATCATCCAAAGCGAGCGCGACTGTGATTATCTCGAATCGCGTATCGATGCCTTCCTGTCCCGGTTTGCTAACTACCTCAACGATATGACCGACTCCGTATTCGAAGCGCACAAGCGCAGTGTTATCAACAAGCGACTCGAAAAGATGAAGAATCTCTCTTCAGAGACCAACCGCTACTGGTCACACATCGGGTCCGAATACTACGATTATCTCCAGCACGAGACCGATGCTGAGGCGGTCAGACCGCTCACCAAGGCGGAGATTGTGGAGTTTTACCGGCAATACATCGATCCGCAGTCTCCTTCTCGCGCCAAGCTCGCTGTTCACATGAAAGCCCAGGCGAGTGCTAGCCCTGTTGCTTCCGTAGGACAGAAGGATGTCGTCATCGAAGGTCTCCACAAGTTCCTGAAATCCGTCAACGTTGAAGTTGACGGCGACAGGCTGAAGCAAGCCTTTGAGAACGTGACCATCTCAAGCGAAGACATCAGTGGTATCACTGACACCGTGAAGAGATTCTTGACCGACGAAGCCAAGGTTGCCGAGGATCAGGTTGCATCCATTGTTGAACGCGGTAACCAACTGCTTGCCAAGTTACTCCCCAGCGTTGGAGTCAAACCAGCTTTGATGAACGGTGAAAAGGCGGCTAAAGAGTTGAAGGTGAACGGTGTGAACGGGGTGAATGGTGTTAACGGCGTTAACGGCGTTACTTCCAAGAAGCCCGTTTATATCACGAGTGTGCCCGAATTCAAGGCTCACCTTACCGTTAGCCAGGCTGCTGTTCCCATTGTCGATTTGAGCGAGTACGAGGACTTCGAGCCTAAGCTCTGA
- a CDS encoding uncharacterized protein (EggNog:ENOG410PHQ8~COG:G~TransMembrane:12 (i45-62o85-109i116-135o147-166i178-197o209-231i283-304o324-341i348-368o374-395i407-428o440-462i)) has protein sequence MSRDEEKAPDGGVEHVDTVTKNNYSDVDIDEEFSYKEQRKIIHRVDLRLVTICGLGYCISLMDRTNTSMAAIAGMNRDLELTVGFRYSVIVLIFFVTYIVCQPFATAIIRKIGPQIFISAIIASWGVVLIGFGFVKNWEQMAALRALLGALEAGFFPGTVYLLSCWYSRYEVHQRYSLFYFIGAVAASLSGILAFGLSQMDGMHGLGGWRWIFIMEGVISVAVAIICYIFIVDFPDKADKAWGFLSSKEQAFILRRLNRDRGDADPEPFTLAKFLRPALDLKIWGFALIFFCLTTVTYAIAYFLPIILAEGMGFGVGESQCLVAPPYFFAAILMFATSWAGDKYKTRAPVLVFNAIVTLIGLPMMGFAKGNAVRYVGVFLTTAGANANIPASMAYQANNIRGQWTRALSSATLVGMGGVGGIAGSLVFRSQDAPEYIPGIWAAITSQLLILVIVAIMSLYFWRCNRKADRGEMVIERSPEFRYTI, from the exons ATGTCACGAGATGAAGAGAAAGCTCCCGACGGCGGGGTCGAGCATGTCGACACCGTCACCAAGAACAATTATTCGGATGTCGACATCGACGAGGAGTTCTCGTACAAGGAGCAACGAAAAATCATCCACCGCGTGGATCTGCGGCTGGTGACGATTTGCGGCCTGGGTTACTGCATAAGTTTGATGGACAGAACCAACACCTCCATGGCGGCCATTGCAGG GATGAACCGGGACTTGGAGCTGACAGTGGGCTTCCGCTAT TCCGTCATCGTTTTGATCTTCTTCGTCACATATATCGTCTGTCAACCTTTTGCGACCGCCATTATTAGAAAAATTGGACCTCAGATCTTTATCTCTGCGATTATTGCCTCCTGGGGAGTAGTTTTGATT GGCTTCGGCTTTGTGAAGAACTGGGAGCAAATGGCTGCTCTACGAGCTCTCCTTGGTGCTCTTGAGGCTGGTTTCTTCCCGGGGACTGTCTATCTTCTTTCGTGCTGGTATTCACGAT ATGAGGTGCACCAGCGATACTCCCTGTTTTACTTCATCGGCGCTGTCGCTGCCTCCTTGTCTGGTATCCTTGCCTTTGGACTAAGTCAGATGGACGGCATGCACGGTCTGGGAGGATGGAGATGGATCTTCATCATGGAGGGAGTG ATTTCCGTTGCGGTTGCCATCATTTGCTATATTTTCATCGTTGACTTTCCCGACAAAGCCGACAAAGCATGGGGTTTCCTTAGCTCGAAAGAGCAAGCATTTATCCTTCGACGCCTGAACAGAGACCGCGGTGATGCGGATCCAGAACCGTTCACTTTAGCGAAGTTCCTTCGACCTGCTCTGGATCTGAAGATTTGGGGTTTCgcattgattttctt CTGTCTCACAACCGTCACTTACGCCATTGCATATTTCCTGCCCATCATCCTTGCCGAGGGCATGGGATTCGGCGTCGGAGAATCGCAATGTTTGGTGGCCCCGCCCTACTTCTTTGCTGCAATCCTCATGTTTGCGACATCCTGGGCTGGAGATAAATACAAGACGCGAGCCCCCGTTCTCGTGTTCAACGCCATCGTTACCTTGATCGGACTACCGATGATGGGATTTGCCAAGGGGAACGCTGTGCGCTACGTGGGTGTCTTCCTTACAACCGCGGGAGCCAACGCCAATATTCCGGCGTCGATGGCGTACCAGGCGAACAATATCCGAGGACAATGGACTCGAGCGCTGTCCAGTGCGACGTTGGTGGGAATGGGCGGCGTTGGAGGTATCGCGGGTAGTTTGGTGTTCCGATCACAGGACGCACCAGAGTATATCCCCGGTATCTGGGCTGCTATCAC ATCCCAACTGCTTATCCTCGTCATCGTTGCAATCATGAGTTTGTACTTCTGGAGGTGCAATCGCAAGGCAGATCGTGGAGAGATGGTCATTGAGCGGTCCCCAGAGTTCCGCTATACAATTTGA
- a CDS encoding uncharacterized protein (EggNog:ENOG410PFSV~COG:G~TransMembrane:12 (i18-34o78-98i105-123o129-151i163-185o197-216i306-324o330-351i358-379o391-414i426-449o461-479i)~BUSCO:4839at33183): MAGTSDVSRVEAPVTLKAYLMCAFAAFGGIFFGYDSGYINGVLGMDFFIEEFTGLRKSDFSPDEVKDKFVVPSWQKSLITSILSAGTFFGAIIAGDLADFFGRRTTIISGCAVFIVGVALQTASTTVALLVVGRLVAGFGVGFVSAIIILYMSEIAPRRVRGAIVSGYQFCITVGLLLASCVDYGTQERTDSGSYRIPIALQMLWALILAVGLFLLPESPRYYVKKGDVERAKAALASVRGQPLDSEFIQQELAEIVANHEYELQVVPQGSYWASWLNCFRGSLFDPASNLRRTILGTSLQMMQQWTGVNFIFYFGTTFFQSLGTISNPFLIGLITTLVNVCSTPISFWAIERIGRRPLLIWGACGMFVCEFIVAIVGVTVGERQDAVRAMIAFICIYIFFFASTWGPGAWVVIGEIFPLPIRARGVGLATASNWLWNCIIAVITPYLVYSDKANLGPKVFFLWGSLCVMCFIYAYLLVPETKGLTLEQVDKMLEETTPRTSAKWKPHTTFASEMGLTEKATLEETVAIEVSPDHKETV, translated from the exons ATGGCTGGAACCTCCGACGTGTCGCGTGTCGAGGCCCCGGTGACCCTGAAGGCGTATCTGATGTGCGCCTTCGCGGCCTTCGGTGGCATCTTCTTTGGCTACGATTCCGGCTACATCAACGGCGTGTTGGGCATGGACTTCTTCATCGAGGAGTTCACCGGCCTGCGCAAGTCCGACTTCTCCCCCGACGAGGTCAAGGACAAGTTCGTCGTCCCGTCTTGGCAGAAGTCCCTCATCACCTCCATCCTCTCCGCCGGAACCTTCTTCGGCGCCATCATCGCCGGTGACCTCGCCGACTTCTTCGGCCGCAGGACCACCATCATCAGCGGATGCGCCGTCTTCATCGTCGGCGTCGCTCTCCAGACCGCATCCACCACCGTCGCCCTCCTTGTCGTCGGCCGCCTGGTCGCCGGCTTCGGTGTCGGTTTTGTCTCcgccatcatcatcctctACATGTCCGAGATCGCCCCCCGAAGGGTGCGCGGCGCCATCGTCTCCGGCTACCAGTTCTGCATCACCGTCGGCCTGCTCTTGGCCTCCTGCGTCGACTACGGAACCCAGGAGAGAACCGATTCCGGCTCCTACCGCATCCCGATCGCCCTGCAGATGCTCTGGGCTCTCATCCTCGCCGTCGGCCTCTTCTTGCTCCCGGAGTCGCCCCGTTACTACGTCAAGAAAGGCGACGTCGAACGTGCCAAGGCCGCCCTCGCCTCCGTCCGTGGTCAGCCGCTCGATTCCGAATTTATCCAGCAGGAGCTTGCCGAGATCGTCGCCAACCACGAGTACGAGCTGCAGGTCGTCCCCCAGGGCAGCTATTGGGCATCTTGGCTCAACTGCTTCCGTGGCTCGCTCTTCGATCCCGCCAGCAACCTTCGTCGCACCATCCTCGGTACCTCTCTCCAGATGATGCAGCAATGGACCGGTgtcaacttcattttctactTCGGCACCACCTTCTTCCAGTCCCTCGGCACCATCAGCAACCCGTTCTTGATCGGCCTCATCACGACCTTGGTCAATGTCTGCTCTACCCCAATCTCCTTCTGGGCAATCGAGAGGATCGGCCGTCGCCCCTTGCTCATCTGGGGTGCTTGTGGCATGTTCGTCTGTGAATTCATCGTCGCCATCGTGGGTGTCACGGTTGGTGAAAGGCAGGATGCCGTCAGGGCCATGATCGCATTCATCTGCAtctacattttcttctttgccagCACGTGGGGTCCTGGCGCCTGGGTTGTCATTGGCGAGATCTTCCCGCTCCCTATCCGTGCCAGAGGCGTTGGCCTTGCGACCGCATCCAATTGGCTCTGGAACTGC ATCATCGCAGTCATCACCCCGTACCTCGTCTATTCCGACAAAGCCAACTTGGGTCCCAAGGTCTTCTTCCTCTGGGGCTCTCTCTGCGTCATGTGTTTCATCTACGCATACCTCCTCGTCCCTGAAACAAAGGGTCTCACTCTCGAACAAGTGGATAAGATGCTCGAAGAGACTACCCCTCGTACTTCAGCGAAATGGAAGCCGCATACAACATTTGCTTCGGAGATGGGGCTTACGGAGAAGGCCACCCTTGAAGAAACTGTTGCCATCGAAGTTAGTCCAGATCACAAAGAGACGGTTTAA